In Lemur catta isolate mLemCat1 chromosome 18, mLemCat1.pri, whole genome shotgun sequence, a genomic segment contains:
- the LOC123623281 gene encoding mitochondrial import receptor subunit TOM20 homolog — translation MAGRNSTIAGVYGALSIRYCIYFDRKRQSDPTFKNRLRERRKKQKLAKKRAGLSKLPDLKDAKAVQKFFLEEIQPGEDLLAQGEYEKGVDHLTNAIAVCGQPQQLLQVLQQTLPPPVFQMLLTKLPTISPRIVSAQSLAEDDVE, via the coding sequence atgGCGGGCCGGAACAGCACCATCGCCGGTGTATACGGGGCCCTTTCCATCAGGTATTGCATTTACTTCGACCGCAAGAGACAGAGTGACCCCACCTTCAAGAACAGGCTTCGAGAacgaagaaagaaacagaagcttGCCAAGAAGAGAGCTGGACTTTCCAAGTTACCAGATCTTAAAGATGCCAAAGCTGTTCAGAAATTCTTCCTTGAAGAAATACAGCCTGGTGAAGACTTACTAGCTCAAGGTGAATATGAGAAGGGTGTGGACCATCTTACAAATGCAATTGCTGTGTGTGGACAGCCACAGCAGTTACTACAAGTGTTACAGCAAACTCTTCCACCACCAGTGTTCCAGATGCTTCTGACTAAGCTCCCAACAATTAGTCCGAGAATTGTAAGCGCTCAGAGCTTGGCTGAAGATGATGTGGAATGA